The following proteins are encoded in a genomic region of Phycodurus eques isolate BA_2022a chromosome 11, UOR_Pequ_1.1, whole genome shotgun sequence:
- the LOC133409371 gene encoding atlastin-2-like isoform X2 has product MNSDWATGAGLTPSPDEGIQELQDEEDEKARPVQILLANEDEHSFELDASALEKILLQEDVRDLNVVVVSVAGAFRKGKSFLLDFMLRYMYNQQNKQWIGGDDEPLTGFTWRGGCERETTGIQVWSEVFVVNKPDGSQVAVLLVDTQGAFDSQSTIKDCATVFALSTMTSSVQVYNLSQNIQEDDLQHLQLFTEYGRLAMEEIYLKPFQSLMFLIRDWSFPYEHDYGLEGGNAFLEKRLQVKQNQHEELQNVRKHIHSCFSNIGCFLLPHPGLKVSTNPYFDGRLRDIDGDFKRALSRLVPLLLDPERLVVKEIGGNKVTCRDLVEYFKAYIKIYQGEELPHPKSMLQATAEANNLTAVAGAKDMYSKNMEQVCGGDKPYIAPADLERCHDEFREHSVRYFRSVKKMGGAEFCQRYQSQLEAELDEAFGNFCKHNDGKNIFYAARTPATLFAVMFAAYVVSGVTGFVGLSTLAALANLLMALALLSLCTWAYVKYSGEFREVGTMIDLVAETLWELVLKPLSEHYMEDSVRQTVVNSLKASLTEPSGGSSSSQQQQNTKLKTH; this is encoded by the exons ATGAACTCGGACTGGGCCACGGGGGCCGGCCTCACCCCTTCGCCCGATGAAGGCATTCAGGAATTACAG gatgaggaggatgagaagGCCCGGCCCGTGCAGATCCTGCTGGCCAATGAGGACGAGCACAGCTTCGAGCTGGATGCCTCCGCGCTGGAAAAAATCCTGCTGCAGGAGGACGTGCGGGATCTCAATGTGGTGGTGGTATCAGTGGCTGGTGCCTTCCGCAAGGGAAAATCCTTCCTGCTGGACTTCATGCTGCGTTACATGTACAATCAG CAAAATAAGCAGTGGATTGGAGGTGATGACGAGCCACTGACTGGCTTCACCTGGAGAGGAGGCTGCGAGAGGGAGACCACAGGGATTCAAGTCTGGAGTGAAGTCTTTGTGGTGAATAAGCCGGATGGCAGCCAG GTCGCCGTCCTCCTCGTGGACACGCAGGGAGCCTTTGACAGCCAGTCCACCATCAAGGACTGTGCCACTGTGTTTGCCCTCAGCACAATGACCAGTTCTGTGCAG GTGTACAATCTCTCGCAAAATATTCAGGAAGACGACCTGCAGCATCTTCAA CTCTTCACAGAGTATGGCCGTCTCGCCATGGAAGAGATCTACTTGAAACCTTTCCAG TCCCTCATGTTCCTGATTCGGGATTGGAGTTTCCCCTATGAGCACGATTACGGCCTGGAGGGAGGCAACGCCTTCTTGGAGAAGCGACTTCAG GTGAAGCAGAACCAGCACGAGGAGCTGCAGAATGTCCGCAAGCACATCCACTCGTGCTTCTCCAACATCGGGTGCTTCCTGCTGCCTCACCCGGGCCTCAAGGTTTCCACCAACCCCTACTTTGATGGACGGCTGAGAG ACATTGACGGGGATTTTAAGCGGGCGTTGTCGCGGCTGGTGCCTCTGCTGCTGGACCCCGAACGACTGGTGGTGAAAGAGATCGGCGGCAACAAAGTCACTTGTCGAGATCTTGTTGAGTACTTCAAG GCGTACATAAAGATCTATCAAGGTGAAGAGCTGCCTCATCCAAAGTCCATGTTGCAG GCAACAGCCGAAGCCAACAACCTGACTGCTGTAGCAGGAGCCAAAGACATGTACAGCAAAAACATGGAGCAG GTGTGCGGTGGCGACAAGCCATACATCGCCCCCGCTGACCTGGAGCGCTGCCACGACGAATTCCGTGAGCACTCTGTACGCTACTTCCGTTCGGTGAAGAAGATGGGCGGCGCCGAGTTCTGCCAGCGCTACCAGAGCCAGCTGGAGGCCGAGCTGGACGAGGCCTTCGGCAACTTCTGCAAACACAACGACGGCAAGAACATCTTCTACGCTGCGCGCACGCCCGCCACGCTCTTCGCCGTCATGTTCGCAGCCTACGTGGTGTCTGGCGTGACGGGCTTTGTGGGCCTGAGCACGCTGGCGGCGCTGGCCAACCTGCTGATGGCCCTGGCACTCCTGTCGCTGTGCACGTGGGCGTACGTCAAGTACTCTGGAGAGTTCCGCGAAGTGGGAACCATGATAGACCTGGTGGCCGAGACGCTGTGGGAACTG